A genomic window from Tolypothrix sp. PCC 7910 includes:
- a CDS encoding type I polyketide synthase, which translates to MFEQEIQSGKIAIVGMDAFFGECQDLDAFERSIYDGKQHFIPLPSQRWYGIDEKADLLKEYGLPDGKAPVGGYIQDFAIDTLTYKIPPNEVEQLNPQQLLLLTVADGALKDAGIQEGANVAVVIAAEADLSVHQLQQRWNLSWQIKDGLNAAEIALPPDKIAQLETIVKDSVHHQVEIGEYLSYIANIMASRISSLWNFTGPSFTMTAVETSAFKALEVAQMLLLNEEVDAVVVGAVDLAGGIENVLLRSQWGTVNTGANTLSYDQNANGWTVGEGAGAVVLKRYDTAKQNGDRIYAVIDAVSIGQAASTAVDGETINQVCQSAFQMAGIQPSEVNYVEVVASGFPQEDEAEIAGMLQAYPSVGDGLHCAIGSVKANIGHTYVASGIASLIKTALCLYHNYIPATPNWSGVKTPQVWQGSPFFVATESRPWFLHKDSTHRIAAINGIGCDGTCAHVILSDEPDQVNHSSRYLQQRPFYLFPLAADDRSALFNLLDTLQQEIEKSESLSHTASQNFVKFQQHQTAKYTLAITGRNKKELLKEIASAHKGINTAFDKGSDWQTPIGSYFTSKPLGKEAEVAYVYPAAVNSYVGIGRTLFRLFPDLQAEPFVKSLYKRVSDVEKLVFPRSLHKLSTRELETLEKKLLDDSLAMFEAEMFFTRLITTVIRDRFQVKPKYVFGYSLGETSMMVSQGVWSDFFAGSNSFNSSALFGDRLSGPKNAVREYWGLPPASDASDNNFWANYVLMTTPDKVRECLKNESRVYLTQINTPEEVLIAGEPAACQRVIKALGCNAFPAPFDHVIHCEAMRSEYAELVKLNTLPTQDIPDITFYSAAGYKPISLNSEVVAHSIATGLSQQLDFPRLVNRVYADGVKIFVEAGAGGVCSRWVSKILEGKEHITVSLNRRGMDDHTTIVKALAKLLSHQVELDISSLYDLTQETGNKNKLTQRNITLGGKSITATILSEENRQIFQNLASKTPTNTAAVDYQKVNPVFNSLNTPVVIATNNQPVDDIFLPTNQPAEIAEKNIMEHGLVSTEQLQSFEITTTLEKPTQPSFTPSNITRKPGQTIRMLDLNKTQYQKLNANNANLTKSHTAFLKSRQDFSQQMSEIIQLQLACAQNLLKEEA; encoded by the coding sequence ATGTTTGAACAAGAAATACAATCAGGCAAAATTGCTATTGTCGGCATGGATGCCTTTTTTGGTGAATGTCAAGATTTAGATGCTTTTGAACGTAGTATTTATGACGGCAAACAGCATTTTATTCCCCTACCTTCTCAAAGATGGTATGGCATAGACGAGAAAGCCGATTTACTTAAAGAATACGGATTACCCGATGGTAAAGCACCAGTAGGCGGATATATCCAAGATTTTGCCATCGATACTTTAACTTATAAAATCCCTCCCAATGAAGTAGAACAACTCAACCCTCAACAACTGTTACTGCTAACAGTGGCAGATGGGGCGTTGAAAGATGCAGGGATTCAAGAAGGGGCAAATGTTGCAGTTGTGATTGCGGCTGAAGCAGATTTATCTGTACATCAACTGCAACAACGCTGGAATTTATCGTGGCAGATAAAAGACGGTTTGAATGCTGCGGAAATTGCTTTACCACCAGATAAAATTGCTCAGTTAGAAACAATAGTTAAAGACAGCGTTCACCATCAAGTAGAGATTGGGGAATACTTGAGTTACATCGCCAATATTATGGCGAGTCGGATTTCTTCTCTATGGAATTTTACTGGGCCATCCTTTACAATGACGGCGGTAGAAACCTCTGCTTTCAAGGCTTTGGAAGTAGCACAAATGTTACTCCTCAATGAGGAAGTAGACGCAGTTGTGGTTGGTGCTGTGGATTTGGCTGGCGGGATTGAAAATGTCTTGCTGCGTAGCCAATGGGGAACGGTAAATACTGGCGCTAATACCTTAAGCTACGACCAAAATGCTAACGGTTGGACAGTGGGTGAAGGTGCAGGTGCAGTAGTTCTCAAGCGTTATGATACGGCGAAACAAAATGGCGATCGCATTTATGCGGTAATTGATGCTGTTAGTATCGGTCAAGCTGCTTCTACTGCTGTAGATGGGGAGACGATTAACCAAGTCTGTCAATCGGCTTTCCAAATGGCGGGAATTCAGCCATCAGAGGTTAACTATGTAGAAGTGGTTGCTAGTGGTTTCCCCCAGGAAGATGAGGCGGAAATTGCGGGGATGCTTCAAGCTTATCCCTCTGTAGGTGATGGTTTACATTGTGCCATTGGTAGTGTGAAGGCCAATATCGGACACACCTATGTAGCATCGGGAATTGCTAGCTTAATTAAGACAGCTTTGTGTCTCTATCACAACTATATTCCTGCTACTCCTAATTGGTCTGGTGTGAAAACGCCCCAAGTTTGGCAAGGTAGTCCTTTCTTTGTAGCGACAGAATCTAGACCTTGGTTCCTCCATAAAGATAGTACCCATAGAATCGCCGCCATCAATGGTATCGGTTGTGATGGGACTTGCGCCCATGTCATCTTGTCGGATGAACCAGACCAAGTTAATCACAGTAGTAGGTATTTACAACAACGGCCTTTTTACCTGTTCCCATTAGCAGCTGATGACCGTTCAGCTTTATTCAATCTCTTAGATACCCTACAACAAGAGATTGAGAAATCTGAGTCTCTATCTCATACAGCTAGCCAGAACTTTGTTAAGTTCCAACAGCATCAAACAGCAAAATACACCCTAGCCATTACCGGACGCAACAAAAAGGAATTACTCAAAGAAATCGCCTCAGCCCACAAAGGGATAAATACTGCCTTTGACAAGGGTAGTGATTGGCAAACACCTATAGGTAGTTATTTCACCTCTAAACCTTTGGGTAAAGAGGCTGAGGTTGCTTATGTGTATCCGGCTGCGGTTAATTCCTATGTCGGTATTGGTCGGACTCTCTTCCGCCTCTTCCCTGACCTACAAGCTGAACCCTTCGTTAAGAGTCTGTATAAACGAGTCTCGGATGTCGAGAAACTCGTATTCCCCAGAAGCTTGCATAAGTTATCTACCAGAGAACTAGAAACGCTAGAGAAGAAGTTGCTAGATGATTCCCTAGCAATGTTTGAAGCGGAAATGTTCTTTACCAGACTAATTACTACCGTGATTCGCGATCGCTTTCAAGTCAAACCCAAATATGTGTTTGGCTATAGCCTGGGCGAAACAAGCATGATGGTATCTCAAGGGGTTTGGAGTGATTTCTTTGCTGGTAGTAACAGCTTTAACTCCTCAGCTTTATTTGGCGACAGGTTATCAGGGCCGAAAAATGCGGTGCGGGAATATTGGGGCTTACCACCAGCCTCCGATGCTTCTGACAATAACTTCTGGGCTAACTATGTACTCATGACTACCCCAGACAAAGTTAGAGAATGTCTAAAAAATGAGAGTCGCGTATATTTGACGCAAATTAATACACCTGAAGAAGTATTAATTGCCGGTGAACCAGCAGCTTGTCAGCGCGTGATTAAAGCCCTTGGTTGCAATGCTTTCCCTGCGCCCTTCGACCATGTGATCCATTGTGAAGCCATGCGTTCTGAGTATGCAGAGTTAGTTAAACTCAATACCTTACCAACTCAGGATATTCCCGATATCACCTTCTATTCTGCGGCGGGCTATAAACCCATCTCCCTGAACAGTGAAGTAGTAGCCCACAGTATCGCCACCGGACTGAGTCAACAACTAGATTTTCCCCGCTTAGTGAACCGCGTTTACGCCGATGGAGTTAAAATCTTTGTCGAAGCTGGTGCTGGCGGTGTTTGTTCTCGCTGGGTAAGCAAAATTCTCGAAGGAAAAGAACATATCACCGTCTCCCTCAATCGTCGAGGAATGGATGACCATACTACGATAGTCAAAGCCCTAGCTAAATTACTCAGTCATCAAGTTGAGTTAGATATTTCATCTCTTTACGACCTCACCCAAGAAACCGGGAATAAAAATAAATTAACCCAACGAAATATTACCTTGGGTGGTAAGTCAATTACAGCTACTATCTTAAGCGAAGAAAATCGCCAAATCTTCCAAAATTTAGCTAGTAAAACCCCAACAAACACCGCCGCAGTTGATTATCAAAAAGTCAATCCAGTATTCAATTCACTGAATACTCCAGTGGTAATTGCTACCAATAATCAACCCGTTGATGATATTTTCCTCCCTACAAATCAGCCAGCAGAAATCGCAGAGAAAAATATCATGGAACACGGTTTAGTCTCAACGGAACAATTACAATCCTTTGAGATAACTACCACTCTAGAAAAACCAACACAGCCCAGCTTTACCCCATCAAATATAACTCGTAAACCCGGCCAAACTATCCGTATGCTCGATTTAAATAAGACTCAATATCAAAAGCTCAATGCTAACAATGCCAATTTGACTAAATCTCATACAGCTTTCTTAAAATCTCGGCAAGATTTTAGTCAGCAAATGAGCGAAATCATTCAATTGCAATTAGCTTGCGCTCAAAACTTACTGAAGGAAGAAGCTTAA
- a CDS encoding polyketide synthase, protein MEKIAIIGLSCLFPDANNPEQFWQNLTNEKDATSATTVADLGVDPTIFYDPIKGKPEKIYFLQGGFIRNFPFDPSEYNLPAELVESLDDSMKWSLYAAKQAIQSSGYWGNRQVLSKCGVILGTLSLPTKKSNQLFAPIYQQTINPAIAELLQDENFRLAALPTKTKASPYNAMITGFPAALVSQAFALSGNHFCIDAACSSSFYAIKLASYYLRSRKADVMLAGAMSCVDPLFLRMLFSGIQGYPENGISRPLDKSSRGLITSDGIGMVMLKRYSDAVRDGDKILATIAGNGLSNDGKGKHLLSPNSKGQILAFERAYQEAQISPKDIDYMECHATGTLLGDTTEFNSVETFFGEHQASPLIGSAKSNVGHLLVAAGMVGLAKTIHSMNAGVIPATINVNEPMGTENSVISSNNIVRTATKWPNNSPVKRAALSAFGFGGTNSHLILEKQ, encoded by the coding sequence GTGGAGAAAATAGCGATTATCGGGTTATCTTGTCTCTTTCCTGATGCCAATAATCCTGAGCAGTTTTGGCAAAATCTGACAAATGAGAAAGATGCAACTTCAGCTACTACTGTTGCAGATTTGGGTGTAGATCCCACAATATTTTACGATCCAATTAAGGGAAAACCGGAAAAAATTTATTTTCTCCAAGGTGGATTTATTCGCAATTTCCCATTTGACCCCAGCGAATACAATTTACCTGCGGAGTTGGTAGAGAGTTTGGATGATTCCATGAAATGGTCGCTGTATGCAGCTAAACAAGCGATTCAGAGTAGTGGCTATTGGGGAAATCGTCAAGTTCTCTCAAAATGTGGGGTAATTCTGGGGACTTTATCCTTACCCACCAAGAAGTCTAATCAATTGTTTGCACCAATTTACCAGCAAACAATTAACCCTGCGATCGCAGAACTTTTACAAGATGAAAATTTCCGGTTGGCTGCGTTACCAACAAAGACGAAGGCTTCCCCGTATAATGCGATGATAACCGGCTTTCCCGCCGCCCTGGTATCTCAAGCATTTGCTTTATCTGGTAATCATTTTTGTATAGATGCGGCTTGCTCGTCATCATTTTATGCCATTAAGCTAGCCTCTTACTATTTGCGATCGCGCAAAGCTGATGTCATGTTAGCAGGGGCAATGAGTTGTGTCGATCCGCTATTTTTACGAATGCTATTTTCGGGTATTCAAGGTTATCCCGAAAATGGTATCAGCCGTCCTCTAGATAAGTCTTCTCGCGGCTTAATTACATCCGATGGAATTGGGATGGTAATGCTGAAACGCTACAGCGACGCTGTGAGAGATGGTGATAAAATTCTCGCCACTATTGCTGGTAATGGACTTTCTAATGATGGTAAAGGTAAGCATTTATTAAGTCCCAATTCTAAAGGACAAATTCTTGCTTTTGAACGGGCATATCAAGAAGCACAAATAAGCCCGAAAGATATTGATTACATGGAATGTCATGCGACAGGCACATTATTAGGAGACACCACAGAATTTAACTCTGTAGAAACTTTCTTTGGTGAACATCAAGCATCGCCTTTAATCGGTTCTGCGAAATCGAATGTCGGTCACTTATTAGTAGCGGCTGGTATGGTTGGTTTGGCAAAAACTATTCATAGCATGAATGCGGGTGTAATTCCAGCCACGATTAATGTTAATGAACCGATGGGGACGGAAAATAGTGTCATTTCTAGCAACAATATTGTGAGAACAGCGACGAAATGGCCGAATAATTCGCCTGTGAAACGTGCGGCTTTAAGTGCTTTTGGTTTTGGCGGAACCAATTCACATTTGATTTTGGAAAAGCAGTGA
- a CDS encoding SDR family NAD(P)-dependent oxidoreductase, producing the protein MATQTPIRPSSVFLVSGGAKGITAECTIELAKKQPCKFILLGRSELLETEPEYAQNCFEEPALKKRIMENLLAQGEKPTPMSVQKIYNKIHSSREIKKTLAAIQKTGATAEYLSVDVTDTQALKANLAAVVNRMGPITGIIHGAGNLADKLIEKKTEQDFEKVYTAKVHGLENLLDCVPAEQLQHLVLFSSVTGFYGNIGQSDYAIANEILNKSAHLMKQYYPNCHVVAINWGGWDSGMVTPELKKAFAERGIDIIPVEVGTKMLVKELNPKHHDTTQLVIGSPLVPPPAPLDSELKTHFIRRRITVAANPFLMDHVIAGYPVVPATCAMSWMINGCEEAYPGYRYFSCKDFKVLKGITFTESVASEHILQLKEIAKSDGEFIEFQTTIFSKTTAGKTHYHFTSTIKLVRELPDAPIYDAVNLTEDGIITARGKDFYQNGPSTLFHGPCFQEIQRVLNISPEKITTECYWAQITPQQQGQFPIHWHNPYATDLSTQPLWVWLSHYHNEVCLPGQLTTSEQYRAIPVDEIFYVSCDIKEKKATGLTADFILHDRAGKLYSRILGAKAVVAPMSLLQAK; encoded by the coding sequence ATGGCAACACAAACACCTATTCGTCCCTCATCAGTTTTTCTAGTTAGCGGCGGCGCTAAAGGTATCACCGCCGAATGCACAATTGAACTCGCCAAAAAACAACCTTGTAAATTCATCCTTTTGGGACGTTCCGAACTATTAGAAACCGAACCAGAATACGCCCAAAATTGCTTTGAAGAACCTGCATTAAAAAAACGCATCATGGAAAATCTTCTCGCTCAAGGTGAGAAGCCCACACCCATGAGTGTACAAAAAATCTATAACAAAATTCACTCCAGCCGGGAAATTAAAAAAACCCTCGCCGCCATTCAAAAAACAGGCGCAACCGCTGAATATTTGAGCGTTGATGTCACAGATACCCAAGCATTAAAAGCAAACCTAGCGGCTGTAGTTAACCGCATGGGGCCAATTACTGGCATCATACATGGTGCAGGAAATTTAGCTGATAAATTAATTGAAAAGAAAACCGAACAGGATTTTGAAAAGGTTTACACCGCCAAAGTTCATGGATTAGAAAACCTGTTAGATTGCGTTCCCGCCGAACAACTCCAGCATTTAGTATTGTTCTCCTCCGTCACTGGATTTTACGGCAATATTGGTCAATCCGATTATGCGATCGCAAATGAAATCCTCAACAAATCCGCCCACTTAATGAAACAGTACTACCCCAACTGTCACGTAGTCGCCATTAATTGGGGTGGTTGGGATAGCGGAATGGTAACGCCAGAACTGAAAAAAGCCTTTGCAGAACGGGGAATTGATATTATCCCGGTGGAAGTGGGAACCAAAATGTTAGTTAAAGAACTCAACCCCAAGCATCACGATACTACGCAACTGGTAATTGGTAGTCCCCTGGTTCCCCCACCTGCACCTTTAGATTCTGAACTGAAAACTCATTTTATCCGTCGTCGCATCACAGTTGCAGCCAATCCATTTTTAATGGATCATGTGATTGCTGGTTATCCAGTAGTTCCCGCTACCTGTGCAATGTCATGGATGATTAATGGCTGTGAAGAAGCTTACCCAGGTTATAGATATTTCAGTTGCAAAGATTTTAAAGTTCTTAAGGGAATTACCTTTACTGAATCGGTAGCAAGCGAACATATTTTGCAACTCAAAGAAATTGCCAAATCTGACGGTGAGTTTATCGAATTCCAAACAACTATTTTCAGTAAAACGACCGCTGGTAAAACTCACTATCATTTCACTTCTACTATTAAACTGGTGCGAGAATTACCTGATGCACCTATATATGATGCAGTGAATTTGACAGAAGATGGCATCATTACCGCTAGGGGTAAAGATTTCTATCAAAATGGCCCATCAACACTATTTCATGGCCCATGTTTTCAAGAAATCCAAAGGGTTTTAAATATTAGCCCCGAAAAAATTACTACAGAATGCTATTGGGCACAAATCACTCCCCAACAACAAGGACAATTCCCAATTCATTGGCACAATCCTTATGCTACTGACTTGAGTACCCAACCTTTATGGGTATGGTTAAGTCATTATCATAATGAAGTTTGCTTACCTGGACAGTTAACAACTTCTGAGCAGTATAGAGCAATACCAGTTGATGAAATATTTTATGTTTCTTGTGATATTAAGGAGAAAAAAGCTACTGGTTTAACTGCCGATTTTATTTTGCACGATCGCGCAGGTAAATTATACTCACGCATCCTGGGAGCAAAGGCTGTGGTTGCGCCGATGAGTTTGCTGCAAGCTAAGTAA